The genome window CTGGTCGTCGGCGCGGTCGGCGGGGTCGGCCTGATGTATCCGGTGATCGCGGTGGAAGGGTCCGACGCGTTCGACGCGTTCAGCCGGTCGTACAGCTACGTGTACCATCGCCCGTGGCGGACGATCTTCTACTACATCGTGGCGGCGATCTACGGCACGTTGTGCTTCGTGTTCGTCAAGCTGTTCGTGGGGCTGATCTTCATCGCCGCCTCGTCGGTGGTGGGGACGACCATGAACCTGGATTCGGCGTCGCTGGCCTCGCCGCTGGGCAAGCTGGAGGCGATCTGGTACTCGCCGTCGCTGGCCGGTCCGTTCTTCGGGCAGTTCTTCGTATTCCCGCTGGGCTCGTTCGAGTGGATCGGGGGCGTCTTCATCGCGTTCTGGGTCTATCTGCTGGTCGGGCTGGTGATCGGCTTCGCCATCAGTTTCCTGTTCTGTGCCCTGACCATCATGTACCTGCTGCTTCGGCAGAAGGTGGACGCGACGGACCTGGAAGAGGTGTACGTGGAAGAGTTCGAATCCGAGCCGGTGGGTGCCGAGGCGCCGCCCGCGACGCCGGGCGAACCCGAAGCAGCCCCGGAGGCGCCGAAGGCGGAAAACCTGAAGATCGAGGGACCCGAGACCGAGACGCCCAAGACCGAACAGGAGCCCCAGGCCCCGCAGCAACCGGAAGAGAAGTCCGACGATGAAGGCCTCCAGAAAGGCGAATGACGCTTTGGAAGGTGATCGAAGACAAGGCTAGAATAGTAGTGGCAAACGAGCGGTGGGTGGCCTCGGCGAACGCGAGCCACCCACCGAGTGCTTTGGCGGTAGCGTAATCAGCTATGGCGCAGGGATTTAAGGAAACACTTGGCGGCCGGTTCATCGTCCTGGACGGACCCGATGGCTGCGGCAAATCGACCCAACAGCGGCTCTTGTCCGAGGCCCTGGTGCGCGAAGGGCTGGAAGTTTCGTGCATGCGCGATCCGGGCACGACGACAGCGGGCGAGAGCATCCGACAAATACTGCTTTCGGGCGACCACGGGTCGCTGGATCCGCGGTGCGAACTGCTGCTGTTCATGGCGGCCAGGGCCCAGATGATCGCTGAGTGCATCCGCCCAGCCCTGGCGGCGGGGCGGGTGGTGCTGGGCGACCGGTTCGTCTCAGCCAGTTGCGCCTACCAAGGGGCCAGCGGCTTGGACCCGGCCCAGATTGTACAGATCGGTCACTTTGCCATTGGGGGCCGCTGGCCGGACCTGACAATCGTCCTGGATGTCCCAGCCGAGCTGGGCATGGAGCGAATCCGCAAGACCGAAAAGGCGGCGGCCCTCGACGCGATGGAGCGGCGGCCCCTCGATTTCCACCGGCGGGTCCGCGAAATATTCCTGAATCTGGGGAGAGTCTATCCCGCCCCGGTGGCCGTAATTGATGCAACAGTTGCACCAGAGGTGGTTCACCAGCGGATCCTGGAGGTGCTTGATCGTGTCGATCACTGAGGTCAAGCATCAGGACCAGGCGATCGAGGCCCTGCAGCTCGGGCTGCAGTGCGACCGGCTGGCCCACGGGTACATCTTTGCCGGACCGGCCGGCGTGGGCAAGCGCACCGCCGCCCGTGAGTTTGCCAAAATCCTGTTGTGCCTTGACTTGCAGAAACTCGACGCGCCAGCCGAGCGGCAATCCCCCTACGGTCCCAAGCAGTGGTTCGACAGCTGCGGCCGATGCCAGAGCTGCCGCCTGGTGGATGCGGGCACCCACCCGGACTACCACCCGATCTATAAGGAACTGGTCACCCTGTTACCGGGCAAGGAGCGCCACAAGGCAACCGAACTGGGAATTGACGTGATTCGCGAGGCCCTGATCGAAAAGGTGGCGCTGCATCCGAACCTCGGCAATTCCAAGGTCTTCATCGTGCATGAGGCCCATCGCCTGAGCCGCTCAGCCCAGAATGCGATGCTCAAGACATTGGAAGAGCCTCCAAGTGGTACTTATATTATCCTGATAACGGAGCGATTGAGTTCGCTGTTGCCGACGATTCAGTCGCGGGCTCAAGCGGTCCAGTTCCGTCTACTGCCGGATGGTTTCGTACGATCCCGGCTGGCGGAGGCGGGAGCTGAGCCGCGCGACCAGCGGTTTTTCGCCCATCTGGCGCCGGGTCAGTTGGGTCTGGCGTTGGAATTATGGGAGTTGGGGGTATATGATCTAAATGAGCGGCTTGGAAAGGACCTTGCCTCGCTTGACCTTACGGGGTCGGACAATCTGGCCCAGTGGATTGTGGACCAGGGTAAGGAGCTTTGCGAGCGGGCCAAGTCCCGCACGCCGCCGGAGACGATGGCCGGTCCGTCCGAAAGCGAATTGGGGCGCACCGCCTTACGTCGGATGTTCGGGCTGATCGCCGGTTTTTACCGGGACGCCCTGAGGCAGAAGCTGGGCTTCGACAACGAGTCGTTGATCAACGTCGGGCAGCAGGAGTTTGTTGACCGCTTGGCCGGAAGGATGAGCGTGGAGCAGTTGCAGGACAAGATCGAGAGCATCCGCGAGGCCCAGGGGCAACTGGACGCGAACGTCAACCAGAACTTGCTGGTCTCCAACCTTCTGGCCCGCCTGTCCGGATAACTACGAGGAAACCACCATGCCCGAGGCCAACGAGGAACAACGCCCCGCCGATCAGAACCCCGCGTCCGGATCGGAGGGCTCCGCTCCCGAGGCATCGCCGTCCGCTCCCGCGCCGTCGGCCCGCATATCGCCTGCTCCGGAGCCGCCCGGGCCGAGTCGCCGGCCGCGGCGGATGATCGTCCGCTACGGCTACCTGGGGTTTGTCGGAGAGTTCGAGTACGACGGGGACGACTGGCTCAGCCCGCAGAAGGCTGTGTTGGTCGAGACCGACCGGGGTCTGGAACTGGGCTACTTTGTCGGCTACATCGACTCGGAGAAGGGGGCCTTTGTCCTCAATCCGCGGGACGTACAGAAGTACCTCAAGAACAGCGGCGACGACTACCTGCGGTCTCGGACGGGCAAAGTTCTCCGTGCGGCGACCGCCCAGGACCTGCGCGAGCAGGAGCACATCAAGGCGGACACCCGCTCGAAGATGAACTACTGCCAGCAGTCGGCGGAGCAGTTGAATCTGCGGATGAAGATCGTGTGCGTCGAGCACCTTTTCGGCGGCGAGCGGATCATCTTCTACTTCACCGCCGACGGCCGGGTCGATTTTCGCGAGCTGGTTCGCGACCTGGCCCGCGAGTACCAGACGCGGATCGAGCTTCGGCAGATCGGGGCGCGGGACGAGGCGCGGCTGCTGGCCGATTACGAGATCTGCGGGCGGCAGTGCTGCTGCAAGAACTTCCTGAAGATTCTTCGTCCGGTGAACATGAAGATGGCGAAGCTGCAGAAGGCGACGCTGGACCCGTCGAAGGTTTCCGGTCGCTGCGGTCGGCTTCGCTGCTGCCTGGCCTACGAGCACAAGTGCTACGAGGAGTTGGCCTCGCAGCTTCCGCGGATCGGCTCGTGGGTACAGACGACGGCTGGGGTCGGACGGGTGCGCGACCGGCAGATTCTGACGCAACTGGTGCAGGTCTCGCTGTCGGACGGGCGTCTGGTGGCGTTTCCCGCCGACGAAGTCAGCCCGTCGCGGCCTCCGAGCCATCGGCCGGAAGAGCCGGTCGTGGAGGAGGAGGCGGGCGATCCGTCCGAGGCGGCGGCGGACGGTCCCGATGAGGGGGAACTCGGTTCGCTCTCGGAGGTGTCCGACCGTCAGGGCGACGGGACCTCTTCCGAGCAGGATCCGTCCAAAGCGCGGCGGGGCCGGCGCGGGCGGCGGAGGCGCCGCTAGCCATGGACGCGACCAGGCCGGAAAAAGCACTGGAACAACTGGCCCGCGAGAGCGGGCGGTATCCCGTCGAGGCCTTTCACTTCATTCGGGA of Phycisphaerae bacterium contains these proteins:
- the tmk gene encoding dTMP kinase, which gives rise to MVLDGPDGCGKSTQQRLLSEALVREGLEVSCMRDPGTTTAGESIRQILLSGDHGSLDPRCELLLFMAARAQMIAECIRPALAAGRVVLGDRFVSASCAYQGASGLDPAQIVQIGHFAIGGRWPDLTIVLDVPAELGMERIRKTEKAAALDAMERRPLDFHRRVREIFLNLGRVYPAPVAVIDATVAPEVVHQRILEVLDRVDH